One genomic region from Jiangella sp. DSM 45060 encodes:
- a CDS encoding carbohydrate ABC transporter permease, giving the protein MPRTDTLARQESRLAFRLISPTLLIVVVVVVLPVIWTISLAFQDVRLINLRDAGFFGEYSLDNFATVFGSSGFWSSLWTTVVYTVGATLGSIAIGLVAALALRKPFRGRGVLRAAMLLPYVAPVVAVTFVWSVALNPQFGIVNAWGTRFLGWDEPVPFLSQRDYTVGLFGVDVTVPLALLTVIAFEAWRYFPFAFLFLIARLQALPGELDEAAMVDGTSIWQRFRHITLPQLMPVIALLTILRFIFTFNKFDDVYLLTGGGAGTDVVSIRVYEFLTARTDIGAAAAQSLVLAGVLVVFIAVYLRTAAARGETS; this is encoded by the coding sequence GTGCCCCGCACCGACACGCTGGCCCGCCAGGAGTCCCGGCTCGCGTTCCGGCTCATCTCGCCGACGCTGCTCATCGTGGTCGTCGTCGTGGTGCTGCCGGTGATCTGGACGATCTCGCTGGCGTTCCAGGACGTCCGGCTGATCAACCTGCGCGACGCCGGGTTCTTCGGCGAGTACAGCCTGGACAACTTCGCGACGGTGTTCGGGTCGTCCGGATTCTGGTCGTCGCTGTGGACGACGGTCGTGTACACCGTCGGCGCGACGCTCGGCTCGATCGCCATCGGGCTGGTCGCCGCGCTGGCGCTGCGCAAGCCGTTCCGCGGCCGCGGCGTGCTGCGCGCGGCGATGCTGCTGCCGTACGTCGCGCCCGTCGTCGCCGTGACGTTCGTGTGGTCGGTCGCCCTGAACCCGCAGTTCGGCATCGTCAACGCCTGGGGCACCCGGTTCCTGGGCTGGGACGAGCCGGTGCCGTTCCTGTCGCAGCGCGACTACACCGTCGGGCTGTTCGGGGTGGACGTGACGGTGCCGCTGGCGCTGCTGACGGTCATCGCGTTCGAGGCGTGGCGGTACTTCCCGTTCGCGTTCCTGTTCCTCATCGCCCGGCTGCAGGCGCTGCCCGGCGAGCTGGACGAGGCCGCCATGGTGGACGGGACCTCGATCTGGCAGCGATTCCGCCACATCACGCTGCCGCAGCTGATGCCGGTGATCGCGCTGCTGACCATCCTGCGGTTCATTTTCACGTTCAACAAGTTCGACGACGTGTACCTGCTGACCGGCGGCGGCGCCGGCACCGACGTCGTGTCGATCCGGGTGTACGAGTTCCTGACCGCCCGCACCGACATCGGCGCGGCGGCCGCGCAGTCGCTGGTGCTGGCCGGCGTGCTGGTCGTCTTCATCGCCGTCTACCTGCGGACGGCCGCGGCCCGAGGGGAGACGTCGTGA
- a CDS encoding carbohydrate ABC transporter permease, which produces MDTVTTAPPTTPDRPSSRRRRPRSREERVWGSLRVVTIVGLALVTIVPFLYMLVLSVRPIAEVLLEPGRLWVSPSEVTADTYREVLTSVDDGGQGFLRYMGNSALVATVTVVVTLVASILGAYAVSRLAFRGRGASGFLFLIVYLFPPILLAIPLFVLFSQLGLRGNLLALAIVYVAQTVPVAIYMLRNYFSTIPVSLEEAALIDGCTRFGVIRRISLPLSMPSLIATGLYVFMIAWNEFLFALLFLVERRDNWTVSLGLSRLSGSIEVPTTVLMAGSVVLTLPIIALFFLAERMLVEGLTSGAEKG; this is translated from the coding sequence GTGGACACCGTCACGACCGCACCGCCCACGACGCCGGACCGCCCGTCGTCGCGCCGGCGCCGTCCCCGCAGCCGCGAGGAACGCGTCTGGGGCAGCCTGCGGGTCGTCACGATCGTCGGGCTGGCGCTGGTGACGATCGTGCCGTTCCTCTACATGCTGGTGCTGTCGGTGCGCCCGATCGCCGAGGTGCTGCTGGAGCCCGGACGGCTGTGGGTGTCGCCGTCGGAGGTCACCGCCGACACCTACCGCGAGGTGCTGACATCCGTCGACGACGGCGGCCAGGGGTTCCTGCGCTACATGGGCAACAGCGCGCTGGTGGCCACCGTGACCGTGGTGGTGACGCTGGTGGCGTCGATCCTCGGCGCGTACGCGGTGAGCCGGCTGGCCTTCCGCGGCCGCGGCGCGTCGGGCTTCCTGTTCCTCATCGTGTACCTGTTCCCGCCGATCCTGCTGGCGATCCCGCTGTTCGTGCTGTTCTCGCAGCTCGGTCTCCGCGGCAACCTGCTGGCGCTGGCGATCGTGTACGTGGCGCAGACTGTGCCCGTGGCGATCTACATGCTGCGCAACTACTTCTCGACCATCCCGGTGTCGCTGGAGGAGGCCGCACTGATCGACGGGTGCACGCGCTTCGGCGTCATCCGGCGCATCAGCCTGCCGCTGTCGATGCCGTCGCTGATCGCGACCGGGCTGTACGTGTTCATGATCGCGTGGAACGAGTTCCTGTTCGCGCTGCTCTTCCTGGTCGAGCGGCGCGACAACTGGACGGTCAGCCTCGGGCTGTCGCGGCTGTCCGGGTCGATCGAGGTGCCGACGACGGTGCTGATGGCCGGCTCGGTGGTGCTCACGCTGCCGATCATCGCGTTGTTCTTCCTGGCCGAGCGGATGCTCGTCGAGGGCCTCACCAGCGGCGCGGAGAAGGGATGA